A region of Salvelinus alpinus chromosome 6, SLU_Salpinus.1, whole genome shotgun sequence DNA encodes the following proteins:
- the LOC139577790 gene encoding uncharacterized protein isoform X1, with translation MNGPKRTWQQVKIKYKNILQNAVKKNTHRQGTGGGSPKADLTPAEDMALELNKGRPVLEGIPGGKETSIGSSQDATRFIQVSGSTVFLLEPPAQAPDDADPGEGPSAAATAHDGDDDEEETISLDSRRHEDPDAIQWENQPGNISSQAIRKLYGNHLQRQIELADIDIQYKKKKMENLALESEIKKRTIRKLDLEIKKLEREVRYAFNVHCMLTVTQMY, from the exons atgaacgggccaaaacggacatggcagcaggtcaaaatcaaatacaagaacattctgcagaatg cagtgaaaaagaatacccacagacaaggcacgggtggtgggtcaccaaaggctgaccttaccccagcagaggacatggccttggagctaaataaaggcaggcccgtcttagaggggatccctggggggaaagagacgagcataggttcctcccaagatgccacccgcttcattcaag tgtctggcagcactgtgttcctgttagagccaccagcacaagcaccagacgatgctgatcca ggtgaaggccccagtgcagcagcaacagcacatgatggagacgatgatgaggaggagaccatctctctggattccagaaggcatgag gacccagatgctatacagtgggaaaaccagcctggcaacata agctcacaagctatcagaaagttgtatggcaaccacctccagcgccaaatagaactggcagacatagacattcagtacaagaagaaaaagatggaaaatcttgcactggagtccgaaataaaaaagaggacaattaggaaactggaccttgaaataaaaaaacttgagagggaggtgagatatgccttcaatgtacactgtatgctaactgtaacacaaatgtattaa
- the LOC139577775 gene encoding NACHT, LRR and PYD domains-containing protein 5-like, whose translation MSLSGEREEGTTASNMSLSGEREEGTTASKMSLSGEREQGTTASKMSLSGEREEGTTASKMSLSGEREEGTTASKMSLSGEREQGTTASKMSLSGEREEGTTASKMSLSGEREEGTTASKMSLSGEREEGTTASKMSLSGEREDGTTASKMCHSGEREDGTTASKMSLSGEREEGTTASKMSLSGEREDTTASKMTQNTSSKSVQKPRAESPTTSLLSMKSDQPPAFSQEPLPDDNKEVESLDSEDALKITHNLLDRRRQTLLTVQQDIKAKLKHKYQHISEGIGHHGNQSLFKDIYTELYITEGGSGGLNNEHEVRQIEMASKKQTTQETSIKCNDIFKPLPGQDKPIRTVLTKGIAGIGKTVSVQKVILDWAEGKANQDVHFMFPLPFRDLNLKKDQCSLMQLLSHYFPELKEIDSIEDGETKTVFIFDGLDESRLPLDFKNNEKCCDVTKPTSVDVLLTNLIEGNLLPSALLWVTSRPAAANQIPPECVDQVTEVRGFNDPQKEEYFRKKITDQNLANDIIKHMKTSRSLHIMCHMPVFCWISATVLEMILKVAEKDEVPKTLTQMYSHFMLIQIIVKNKKYNKATETNPKELSQSDKEMILKLAKLAFQQLQKGNLIFYEEDLRECGLDVTEASEYSALCTEIFKEESGLYQEKVYSFVHLSIQEFLAAVHALESCLDKKENVFSPTSDDEEKKSIQLSDLHRSAVDQALKSENGHLDLFLRFLLGLSLESNQNLLRGLLTQTGSTTQTNEETVKRTVRYLSYKIEEESSPERIINLFHCLNELGANSLVEDMQTSLHSGTLSETELKPDQCSALAYLLLMSEEVLEEFDLKTYNTSEKGYQRLLPVVKTCKRALLDRCKLTYESWEILTSALQTPNSPLRELDLSYNDLGDFVVILLCVGLTSPLCNIQTLVLAGCKITYESCKTLASALQTPNSHLRELDLSYNDLGDRGVELLCFGLTSPLRNIQTLVLAGCKITYESCKTLASALQTPNSPLRELDLSYNDLGDRGVDLLCVGLTSPLCNIQRLVLGQCGLTEGCCSDLASVLSSPNSQLKQLELRDNDLQDSGVTLLSAGLEDPDCKLHTLWLSGCLVTEEGCAALSSALRSNPSHLKELDLSYNHPGDSAGGLLSAALVDPTYKLMKLNVDHGGECRLKSGLRKYACHLTLDPNTAHPHLKLSEGNRKVTCVKEKQHYEDHPDRFDCFPQFLCREGLSGSRYYWEVEMDGYWDGGMTVIGVVYKGLMRNGWRDDRRIGANRMSWCLVCSDSGHHFYHAGVSSRSIPGPVPNRVGVYLDWPAGTLSFYSVSSSGTLTHRYTRHTTFTEPLHPGFGVSSISSSVTLYQIDDQHIQRDHGGECWIKPGPEDTRDHGGESWIKPGPEDTRDHGGECWIKPGPEDTRDHGGESWIKPGPENTRDHGGECCIKPGPEKWIPQSCKTCDHVEDSTHWLQIEPLTSTVQGVTMFRHRTPKGSYECTVSGLRWLCERDVILKYHFRNWEPYSELLKDMQYTQGGPLLDITMELGELEEVHLPHFVCLGTNPSLRNEMKILHVEEHGVSLEEVHEVTRFHAKILHPKFSTISVILSYIFSWNIDVHCDVVLYMAVKRSTVISRLYLLLRNSSQKEAVQEREKNQVSKGYSELVLSSPNGSLKLNSWFALKNPHSTSINPEKIQLLPADTTPSCCKMIMRNTGVDIEMELIGDDERTVWSEMVPIDEYITETHSTSAVLGAGGPAESSLTGSTEQQLRSVRTEFLKRVSGPVLDGLLDRLLQHTVINQEEMESVKVIAERAEKARVIIDMVLRKGNESSSRMVILLVELDPYLCTELQINSVGVPT comes from the exons atgagtctctctggggagagagaggaggggaccactgcctctaatatgagtctctctggggagagagaggaggggaccactgcctctaaaatgagtctctctggggagagagagcaggggaccactgcctctaaaatgagtctctctggggagagagaggaggggaccactgcctctaaaatgagtctctctggggagagagaggaggggaccactgcctctaaaatgagtctctctggggagagagagcaggggaccactgcctctaaaatgagtctctctggggagagagaggaggggaccactgcctctaaaatgagtctctctggggagagagaggaggggaccactgcctctaaaatgagtctctctggggagagagaggaggggaccactgcctctaaaatgagtctctctggggagagagaggacgggaccactgcctctaaaatgtgtcactctggggagagagaggatgggaccactgcctctaaaatgagtctctctggggagagagaggaggggaccactgcctctaaaatgagtctctctggggagagagaggacacaacTGCCTCTAAAATGACTCAAAACACCAGTTCTAAAAG TGTCCAGAAGCCCAGAGCAGAGTCACCTACAACCAGCCTGCTATCAATGAAGAGTGATCAGCCACCTGCTTTCAGCCAGGAACCATTACCAGATGACAATAAGGAAGTGGAGAGTTTGGACAGTGAGGATGCATTAAAGATCACACACAACCTTCTGGACAGAAGAA GGCAAACTCTGCTGACAGTCCAACAAGACATTAAGGCTAAACTGAAACACAAGTATCAACACATATCTGAAGGAATTGGACACCATGGAAACCAAAGTCTGTTCAAGGATatctacacagagctctacatcacagagggtggaaGTGGAGGGCTCAATAATGAACATGAGGTTAGACAGATAGAGATGGCATCCAAGAAACAAACTACACAAGAGACATCAATCAAATGCAACGACATCTTCAAGCCTTTACCTGGACAAGACAAACCTATCAGAACTGTGCTGACAAAAGGAAtcgctggcattggaaaaacagtctctgtgcagaagGTCATCCTTGACTGGGCAGAGGGAAAAGCAAATCAGGACGTTCATTTCATGTTTCCTCTTCCTTTCCGTGATCTGAACCTGAAAAAGGACCAATGCAGTCTGATGCAACTTCTTTCCCACTACTTCCCAGAGCTGAAAGAGATTGACAGCATTGAAGATGGTGAAACCAAAACTGTTTTCATttttgatggtctggatgagtcTCGACTTCCTCTAGACTTCAAAAACAATGAGAAGTGCTGTGATGTCACGAAGCCAACCTCAGTGGACGTGCTGCTGACAAACCTCATCGAGGGgaatctgcttccctctgctctcctctgggtAACCTCACGGCCTGCAGCAGCCAATCAGATCCCTCCTGAGTgtgttgaccaggtgacagaggtacgagggttcaatgatccacagaaggaggagtacttcaggaagaAAATCACAGATCAGAATCTGGCCAATGATATCATCAAACACATGAAgacatcaaggagcctccacatcatgtgccacatgCCAGTCTTCTGTTGGATATCAGCCACTGTCCTTGAGATGATACTGAAAGTGGCAGAGAAGGATGAAGTCCCCAAAACTCTGACCCAAATGTACTCACACTTCATGCTCATCCAAATCATTGTGAAGAACAAGAAGTACAACAAAGCCACAGAGACAAACCCAAAGGAACTGTCTCAGTCAGACAAAGAGATGATCCTGAAACTGGCAAAGCTGGCTTTCCAACAGCTGCAGAAGGGCAACCTGATCTTCTATGAGGAGGACCTGAGAGAGTGTGGCCTTGATGTCACAGAGGCATCAGAGTACTCAGCATTGTGTACAGAGATCTTTAAAGAAGAATCTGGGCTGTACCAAGAGAAGGTCTACAGCTTTGTGcatctgagcattcaggagtttctAGCAGCAGTGCATGCTTTAGAATCATGTCTGGACAAGAAGGAAAATGTTTTCTCCCCCACTAGTGATGATGAAGAGAAGAAGTCAATCCAGTTGTCTGACTTACACAGGAGCGCAGTGGACCAGGCCTTGAAGAGTGAGAATGGACACCTGGACCTGTTCCTCCGCTTCCTTCTGGGTCTctcactggagtccaatcagaaTCTGTTACGAGGCCTTCTGACACAGACAGGAAGTACAACACAGACCAATGAGGAAACAGTTAAGAGAACAGTCAGGTACCTTTCATACAAGATCGAGGAGGAATCCTCACCAGAAAGGATCATCAACTtgttccactgtctgaatgaactTGGTGCCAACTCTCTAGTTGAAGACATGCAGACCTCCCTGCATTCAGGAACTCTTTCAGAAACAGAGCTTAAACCTGACCAATGTTCAGCCCTGGCCTACCTGTTACTGATGTCAGAGGAGGTGCTGGAGGAGTTTGACCTGAAGACATACAACACATCAGAGAAAGGTTATCAGAGGTTGCTGCCGGTCGTGAAAACCTGCAAGAGAGCACT actggATCGCTGTAAACTCACATATGAATCCTGGGAGATTCTGACCTCAGCTCTGCAGACACCAAACTCCCCCCTGAGAGAACTGGACCTCAGCTACAATGACCTGGGAGACTTTGTAGTGATTCTGCTCTGTGTTGGACTAACCAGTCCACTCTGCAACATACAGACACTTGT actggCTGGCTGTAAAATCACATATGAATCCTGTAAGACTCTGGCCTCAGCTCTGCAGACACCAAACTCCCACCTGAGAGAACTGGACCTCAGCTACAATGACCTGGGAGACAGAGGAGTGGAGCTGCTCTGTTTTGGACTAACCAGTCCACTCCGCAACATACAGACACTTGT actggCTGGCTGTAAAATCACATATGAATCCTGTAAGACTCTGGCCTCAGCTCTGCAGACACCGAACTCCCCCCTGAGAGAACTGGACCTCAGCTACAATGATCTGGGAGACAGAGGAGTGGATCTGCTCTGTGTTGGACTAACCAGTCCACTCTGCAATATACAGAGACTAGT tctaggTCAATGTGGTCTGACAGAGGGTTGCTGTTCAGATCTGGCCTCAGTCCTGAGTTCACCCAACTCACAACTGAAACAACTGGAGCTGAGAGACAATGACCTGCAGGACTCAGGAGTTACACTGCtgtctgctggactggaggatccagACTGTAAACTACACACACTGTG gctgtctggctgtctggtcacagaggagggctgtgctgctctgtcttcagctctgaggtcaaacccctcccACCTGaaagagctggacctgagctacaatcacccaggagactctGCAGGGGGACTGCTTTCAGCTGCTCTGGTGGATCCCACATATAAACTGATGAAGCTGAA TGTGGATCATGGTGGAGAGTGCAGGCTGAAATCAGGGCTGAGGAAAT ATGCCTGTCATCTCACCCTGGACCCAAATACAGCACACCCACACCTGAAACTGTCTGAGGGGAACAGGAAGGTGACATGTGTGAAAGAGAAGCAGCATTATGAAGACCATCCAGACAGATTTGATTGTTTTCCACAATTTCTCTGCAGAGAAGGCTTATCTGGATCTCGTTATTACTGGGAGGTGGAGATGGATGGTTACTGGGATGGTGGCATGACTGTCATTGGTGTGGTGTACAAAGGATTGATGaggaatggatggagggatgaccgCAGGATTGGAGCCAATAGGATGTCCTGGTGTTTAGTCTGCTCTGACAGTGGTCATCACTTTTACCATGCTGGAGTCAGTAGCAGATCCATCCCTGGTCCTGTTCCTAACAGAGTTGGTgtgtatctggactggccagcTGGTACTTTGTCCTTCTATAGTGTGTCCTCCTCTGGTACACTGACACACCGTTACACAAGACACACCACATTCACTGAACCCCTCCATCCTGGGTTTGGGgtttcctccatctcctcttcagTGACCCTGTATCAGATAGATGACCAACACATTCAGAG AGACCATGGTGGAGAGTGTTGGATTAAGCCTGGACCTGAGGACACCAGAGACCATGGTGGAGAGAGTTGGATCAAGCCTGGACCTGAGGACACCAGAGACCATGGTGGAGAGTGTTGGATCAAGCCTGGACCTGAGGACACCAGAGACCATGGTGGAGAGAGTTGGatcaaacctggacctgagaacACCAGAGACCATGGTGGAGAGTGTTGTATCAAGCCTGGACCTGAGAAAT GGATTCCTCAGAGCTGTAAGACCTGTGACCATGTTGAG GACTCCACACACTGGCTTCAGATTGAACCCTTGACTTCCACTGTCCAGGGAGTGACAatgttcag ACACAGGACACCCAAAGGGAGTTATGAGTGCACAGTGTCTGGCCTCCGCtggctgtgtgagagagatgtcATTCTGAAGTATCACTTCAGGAACTGGGAACCCTACAGTGAACTTCTGAAAGACATGCAGTACACACAAGGTGGTCCATTGCTGGACATCACTATGGAGTTAGGTGAACTGGAGGAAGTTCATCTGCCACACTTTGTCTGTTTAG GGACCAACCCTTCCCTGAGGAATGAGATGAAGATTCTTCATGTAGAGGAACATGGAGTGTCTTTAGAGGAAGTGCATGAGGTCACCAGATTCCATGCTAAGATTCTCCATCCCAAGTTCTCAACTATCTCTGTTATACTGAGCTATATCTTTTCTTGGAACATAGATGTCCACTGTGACGTGGTCCTCTATATGGCAGTAAAAAGGTCAACAGTAATTTCAAGGCTGTACCTGCTCCTCAGAAACTCCAGTCAGAAAGAG GCTGTTCAGGAACGGGAGAAAAATCAGGTGTCCAAAGGATATTCAGAATTGGTCCTGTCAAGTCCAAACGGGTCTTTAAAGCTGAACAGTTGGTTTGCACTCAAGAATCCCCACTCCACTTCCATCAATCCAGAG AAGATTCAGCTATTacctgcagacaccacaccaagCTGTTGTAAGATGATCATGAGAAACACAGGGGTTGACATTGAGATGGAGTTAATCGGGGATGATGAGAGGACAGTATGGAGTGAGATGGTACCAATAG ATGAATACATCACTGAAACCCATTCAACTA GTGCTGTGTTGGGGGCAGGAGGTCCGGCTGAAAGCAGTCTGACTGGTTCTACAGAGCAGCAGCTGCGTTCTGTACGGACAGAGTTTTTGAAACGAGTATCaggacctgtcctggatggtcTGCTGGACAGACTCTTGCAACACACAGTCATCAACCAGGAGGAAATGGAGTCAGTGAAGGTGATAGCTGAGAGGGCAGAGAAGGCACGAGTCATCATCGACATGGTGTTGAGAAAAGGAAATGAGTCAAGTTCCAGGATGGTCATCCTTCTAGTGGAGCTGGACCCCTATCTTTGCACAGAGCTTCAGATCAACAGTGTTGGGGTACCAACCTAA
- the LOC139577790 gene encoding uncharacterized protein isoform X2: MNGPKRTWQQVKIKYKNILQNAVKKNTHRQGTGGGSPKADLTPAEDMALELNKGRPVLEGIPGGKETSIGSSQDATRFIQVSGSTVFLLEPPAQAPDDADPGEGPSAAATAHDGDDDEEETISLDSRRHEDPDAIQWENQPGNIVRINKRTPHPAKFQLR; this comes from the exons atgaacgggccaaaacggacatggcagcaggtcaaaatcaaatacaagaacattctgcagaatg cagtgaaaaagaatacccacagacaaggcacgggtggtgggtcaccaaaggctgaccttaccccagcagaggacatggccttggagctaaataaaggcaggcccgtcttagaggggatccctggggggaaagagacgagcataggttcctcccaagatgccacccgcttcattcaag tgtctggcagcactgtgttcctgttagagccaccagcacaagcaccagacgatgctgatcca ggtgaaggccccagtgcagcagcaacagcacatgatggagacgatgatgaggaggagaccatctctctggattccagaaggcatgag gacccagatgctatacagtgggaaaaccagcctggcaacatagtgcgtattaataaaaggacaccacatcctgccaaattccagctgcgctaa